Proteins co-encoded in one Arachis stenosperma cultivar V10309 chromosome 7, arast.V10309.gnm1.PFL2, whole genome shotgun sequence genomic window:
- the LOC130940295 gene encoding uncharacterized protein LOC130940295, giving the protein MAKGKATSELNIAIIHPDLGIGGAERLIVDAAVELASHGHKVHIFAAHHDKNRCFEETISGTFPVTVYGSFLPRHVFYRLHALCAYLRCLFVAFCMLFLWPSFDVIIADQVSVVIPILKLKRSAKIVFYCHFPDLLLAQHTTFLRKLYRTPIDYVEEVTTGMADLILVNSNFTASTFANTFIHLNAKGIRPAVLYPAVNVDQFKEPSSFKLNFLSINRFERKKNIELAISAFAMLDSPEASLTIAGGFDIRLKENVEYLEELKALAEREGVSNRIRFITSCSTTKRNALLSECLCVIYTPKDEHFGIVPVEAMAAYKPIIACNSGGPLESVKNDETGFLCDPIPEEFSSAMAKFMKDPKEAERMGREARKHVVDSFSTHRFGQSLNRYIVDIHRGKED; this is encoded by the exons ATGGCAAAGGGTAAAGCAACTTCAGAGCTCAACATCGCTATTATTCACCCTGATCTCGGCATAG GTGGAGCTGAAAGATTGATTGTGGATGCAGCTGTTGAGCTTGCTTCCCACGGCCATAAAGTTCATATTTTTGCTGCACACCATGATAAAAATCGATGCTTTGAGGAAACTATTTCTG GTACCTTTCCAGTTACCGTGTATGGTTCCTTTCTTCCCCGGCATGTATTCTACCGTCTTCATGCATTGTGTGCTTACCTCCGGTGCCTATTTGTCGCTTTCTGTATGCTTTTTTTGTGGCCTTCATTTGATGTTATAATTGCTGATCAGGTCTCCGTAGTCATTCCCATCTTGAAACTTAAAAGATCAGCAAAG ATTGTATTCTATTGTCATTTTCCTGACTTGTTGCTGGCTCAACATACCACTTTCCTCCGGAAGTTGTATCGGACACCGATAGACTATGTAGAAGAAGTAACAACTG GAATGGCTGATTTGATACTTGTTAACAGCAACTTCACTGCTTCTACTTTCGCGAATACTTTTATACATCTCAATGCCAAAGGGATTCGACCAGCTGTTCTGTACCCTGCAGTTAATGTGGATCAGTTCAAAGAACCCAGTTCCTTTAA GCTGAACTTTCTTTCCATTAACCGCTTTGAAAGGAAGAAGAACATAGAATTAGCAATTTCAGCTTTTGCTATGCTTGATTCGCCTGAAGCTTCTTTGACTATTGCAG GTGGCTTTGACATACGGTTGAAGGAGAATGTGGAATACTTAGAAGAGCTTAAGGCTTTAGCTGAAAGAGAAGGTGTCTCTAATAGAATAAGATTCATCACCTCTTGCTCTACCACTAAAAGGAATGCCCTACTCTCGGAATGCCTGTGTGTCATTTACACTCCAAAG GATGAGCATTTTGGCATTGTTCCGGTGGAGGCGATGGCAGCATACAAACCTATTATTGCATGCAATAGTGGTGGACCATTGGAGAGTGTGAAGAATGATGAAACAGGATTCCTTTGTGATCCTATACCAGAAGAGTTTTCTTCTGCAATGGCTAAATTCATGAAAGATCCCAAAGAGGCTGAAAGAATGGGTAGAGAAGCTAGAAAGCATGTGGTTGATTCATTCTCCACACACAGATTTGGCCAAAGTTTAAATAGGTATATAGTTGACATTCACAGAGGAAAAGAGGACTAA